The stretch of DNA TGCACGAATGGTTCAGTGACCAAGAGACTGGTTTTCAAAGCAGTTAAAGCCAGCATAACAACCTCACAATCACCAGTGGGTCCTCATACAATCTATCGTTCTGCTGTTTGTGGAAAATCCTTGTGGTCAGAACGATGCCAGCTGTTATTTGTATAAAGGGAAGCGggaagtgaaaaaaatctgtggctTTCTGTTGTTTCCTGAAAGGAACCCTGCTTTATGTTGGTGCCTGCCATCCTGATGTATTTTTAGTTGGTGTTGCAGGAGGCTTTGGGCACCAACCTAACAGTCTACTGGTGCTGCTGACAGCTGCTCCTCTGGTCCGCTTTACTCTGAAATCACTGATTTCCATCAAGTGGTTTGGGAGCTTCAGCAAGCCGTTCCTTTATGGAACACAAGGCACTGTggggcatacacacacacacactcgcacacactctcactcacacactcactcacactcacacacactcacacacacactctcacactctcacactctcacactctcactcactcactcactcactcactcactcactcactcacacactcactcacacacactctctcacacacactctcacacacacacacacagccaggaaTGATTGGTCTCCCAGGGCAAATCTAAACTGGCAaggaaatgttgaaaaaagTGCAGAGTACTATGGCAGGCAGGGTACATCCTCATAGGTTTTGTCCATTTTTACCCAAGCCCAACCCAATTCACCTCTTGATATTGTTCCCCATCTCCTCAATGTGAAAAGCATGTACAAACCTGGGAAAGTAAAAGAATTCTCTGGTGTGGGCTGCATCAGGGCAGAATCAGGCTTTAAATGTGCACTTCATGCATCTGTCATGTGAGGGAATTCCAGGAGTCAGGGTCCCACTCACATGACCTCCTCCCGTGTGCTGTTGTCTTGGCATCGGAGTATTCTAAACATTCTGTTCCCCCAAACTTCCTTTGCAGTGATCTCATTGCATAAGCAGGATTATAGGTCTGAGCAAGATTAAAGGTCTCAGTCAGgaaaaggaatgaaaaacaaaaagattcctgagatttgacttttaaaacacattttttttctttcactttgtaGTTCTAGAAAAGTTATTGATATGCTTCAAAACAAGTTATAGGATAATAAACTCTGTGTTTTAGATTGGCAAAGACATTTATGAAACTTTTTCAATTCAAAAATTCTCACAATGAAACAGCGTGACCAGTTAAAAGTCATAGCAATATCAGTGCTTGTTTATGTTTGGTGCAATTCCACACTAAACTGCGACTTCTAAACAGACAGCAAGTATATCTCATGCATAAAAAGCCTGTGAGTTTTACTGTGACTAAATCAACATGTTTGAAGCTTTTCCCTACAATCCTGCAATATGCATAAGTCataaatttcaaatatataatcACTGAGAGAGGAAACTGAGGTAGTACCCAACAGAAGTGTTTGGAGAAACActcatgtacacatatataattgTACCCATATCCATACTTGATTTTcttataaaacacacacttcacactgtCTCAACTTGGATAGTAATATGCACATACCCCGGCCCTATCTGTGGTGACTCGCACAGAGTATGTTTTATTGGATGGATGGTTATTTACTCAAATATCACTGAGTGGAGTTTAACTAATTAGAGTATTTTGCTATGTTGAGTGGcatcttttgattggttcacctgtgtcagtgaatgacagcatatggtagctccacccacatGCAGGCTTCCTGAATCTGTGTGCTATCATCAGTGATGAGAACATTCACAGTACAGAAAAAGGCACCAGTCTGGGAAATGCCAGGGCTCTCAAAATAACAGCACGGTGTTTGCATATCCGTGCACGAGAACATGAAATTGGAGCGTGTCCAGTATGTACTGACgctgaaaaacatttaaatgctcAGTTATAAATGGCTTGTTATGTTTTGTGCTTGGCTTGGAATTCCATTTCCCTTGATCTGAATACATATTACACAACAGCCAAGAGAtgttaaataaaggataatCTATGATTACTGGTCCTGATACTGTTTGTGTGGTGTAGTTCTGCAATGTTACACTCATATTTTTTTCTAGATTAAAATTCCAACTCTCCTGCCAAGAAATAATGCAGAAAATACACATGATGAAGAAATATAGAACATCTTTACTTGAAAAACCaataacaaaactgaaaaaaacacaacattgtaAAACTTCATAAATGCAACATGAAAGACACTTCACTTAACATGAATGTTGGGTACCTGACAGTAAGCCACCGTACTTCTGGAAATAAGTGTTTTTGGAATGTTCAGTAGCATACCACATTTCAGAGTAGCATTAAACTTTTAAAGCTGCATCATTTCTGCACATTTAAAGAAGGCACCAAGATTCAATTAAATGCTCCACATACGAGGCTCAGATACTCCTTCTGATGATTGTAAAGCTTATCGTTTGAACATGAAATTTGCCTTTTTAGGAGGCTGGACAGCTCAGTACTTGTCCAGGTTAGCACAGCAGTCTGTACAATGGGCGGCCCATTGCTAATAGCATATTTCAATAAGCTAAGCAGCATCTTTCTTCAGGAAAAATTGTCCGCGTTCCCACACGCCAGTCCATttccttttacagttttttttaagacTCCTGTGTGTTAGAGCCTCAGCCCTCTCTCTACAGCGAGCAAACGGCAGACTTCTCCAGGCAATGCCTGCAGTGCTTCTAGGGTCATTCATGATGCTCACACAAAGCTTTAAAACTCTTTAACGctttaaaagctttaaaaagtATGACATAAGACTCCCTTTGGGAAATCTCACTGGTGTGATTTCTCTAAGACAGAACATGCCCATTTAATTCAATGTGCCCACACATCTTTGACTCCACCCTGTCCTAACCACAGTCATACCCCAGGGACATGTGtgtccttattttttttaaagtcctAACTGTTATAGACATTCTCCAGAGAGCAACAGCCTGAGGTACTGCTGAATGCTGTACTCAACAAAACCCTGAATAAAATGTCTCTTCTTCATCCTACAGATCAGTACAAGTGGCTTGTATAGAATCCAGGCTgttttgtgcttctgttttccctCTGGTCAGCAGACAGGGAGCTCTGTCTCTACCCTGTGGACTGGGTGCACAGACTGCCCCAGAGGCAGACAGAACTGGGGAGGGAAGTCCGTTCTTTAAGCCTTTGTGTCTCTTCATGGGCCTCGTACCCTGGTCCTGCCCCAGCCTCTCTCcgcgtctctctctgtctgtatgtgctgCTCCAGTCCCTCCCACGGTAGAGACAGTGTTCCAGGCCTCGGTTTTGGGGAAGATGAAACCCCCCTCTCTGGCTTCAGTTGGGTCACTGCGTGCCGCTCAGATGGGCCGCATTGTTCAGCAGGTCATGCAACGCGGCCTCATGTAGAACGGCTGAGGGTTCGGGTCCACCTGAAGACACACGGGACAGATAGatcagcacacaggacacacccCCCCGCCCTACATCAAACACAGTCTCCCAACACCTACAGTATGACTAAAGAAAATATGATTACTGTGATATTGCTGCAAGTGATCAAACTTTTCCTTTGTGTTACAGATGATTCCTATACTTGTATCGCTGGTCATCTGACCTTATCATGTGCACTAATCTGCTAAATCTGCTaattaataaaagcaaatatCCTCTATCACCACCATTTCCTTCTTTTGGGTATAGTTCAAAACCTGTGATGAATATGTAGGGTGAGAGAAATTTGGAGGGTtcccgtgtgtgtgcgtgtgcgtgtgtgtgtgcgtgcgcgtgtgtgtgtgttgcaccATGCCCCGTGTAGCATGTTGAGCAGTGACAGCTCACCTCGCTGTACACTGGAGGCGGCCTGTAGCGGAACTCCTGCACAAAGGCCTGAAGGGGGCGCTCCAGCATTCCACTGAATTCCTCCACGCCTTGCGGGGGCGCTGTGTTCTGCTCAGCCTCGTCATCAGAGACAACGGTGTTGTAATCTGGGGGAGCTACAAGTATCATAGATCACAAATGATTAGATGAAAGCCTTATTTTCTCTTCTTAGCATAACACTCTACTATTCCAGAATTACTTAGCCCTGGACCTaaatggcagcagtgttttCTCACTGCCATATAAAGTGTGATATAAAGCCGCCCTGATATATGCCCTAATCAGGCCCTTCGTTAAAGACTCTATCCATAAAATGACCAGCCTGATTTGCCAGCCGTGTCTCAGACCTTGTAACACTTAGATTATAAGATTATAAGTCTGTGCTCTGAATCTGAGACTGCAAACACACGCGGGCCTGACAGGCGGCTGGTGGGCGTGGCCAGTGAAAGGCCGTGACCAATCACGCTCACCCTCGGGTCGGTCGGGGACAGCCAGACGCAGCCACTCCAGGTTGACGCTGTACTGGGAGCTGACGCTGGAGGTTCGGCTGCCGAAGGGGTGCAGGGGGATGGTGCCCATCACCAGCGGCAGCTCCAGGGACAGCTTGGACGTCCCGGGCACGTCCACGCACACCTGGTACGGAACGGACGGATGAGTGCCAGGAGGAAACGGTAACCATGGCGATTTGCTCTGAGCTCCCGGTTGGTAACACTTCAACTATATGGGAGTGAGAATGCCGTGTCAGACCCTCTCGTATGGGGCCGATGCTGGAACTCTTGTTTTTATAGCTACTTATGCACCGTTGATGTGGGGGGTTACACACGCAtagtttgttttgctgttcGTGAATCATGTTATCTGATGTGTTTGAAACATCCAATAAGAAACAAGCATTCAGTGTGTGGTCACGTCCTAAGTCTGAACATTTCCAACATGTCACTGAACAGCCCTATGTAGACCTGCACCCTGCACAATGAAATGATACGAATTCCCCAGAGCAGAGATCGTGTTCAGTGATATCCACCTCTGCTAGTGGGACATGTATGTTTCTAACTTGCTGCATGCACAGTAGTTCCGCTTTCTCTAATTCTATGGACAGGACTTTAAAACCATGCAGCTAAGGGTGCACAGTGCTGCCAGATCAATAGGGTGAATATCAGCAACAAAGACGTTGCGGTAGCCAAGATGTCCCTGCTGGGTGGCGCTTCCTGTCCCTGGGCAGGAGGAGGAACTCACCTTGAGGATGTACTCCACTCTGAGGATGCGGCACTGCAGGATGGAGGGCCCGACGGGCGGGATCTTGATGGCGCGGCCCTGCCAGCTCTCCCTGCAGCGCGGAGCCACGGCGTCGCCGCAGAGAACCGCCACCACCGAGCGCTTCTGCTTCATGGTACCGCGAGCGATGAAGGTCTGGATCTGGTTAATGGAGGCCCTGGGCACCACCGGCCGCGAGCTGGAGTTATCAAACTCCGCGAACACAGGGATCACCTCACCTACAGGGgcgccagagagagagaggggggtttACACCACTATGAGGCTGGAGaaagacagcacagaaaaaacactCTGATATAgattttaaacatgtatttaaatacCTCAGGGAGAACACTGCAGAGTATTCATGTGAAAATGACCACTTCCTCTTTAAAGCGAAGGTGACGGTTTTAAATAGCTTGACTTGAGCACCAGTAAGTGGTAGGAGGGGAGGATGGCCTCTCACCTGGGGTGTAGCCCTTGCGGTCGATCTTGGCGGTTATGGACACCTGGCCGAAATTGCGGTACCACTGCCGAGCCATTTTGTCTTTCGTTCCCGCCTGGGGAGcctggaggaggaaggaggagacgTGTACACTGAACAAGCGAATGAGAGACGAGATTAACACACTTCGCCTTCCAGCGGGCAGGGAATGACAGCCGAACACTCTGAGCAGTTTTCATTACACGGTTTTCTGTTAGATATCCTTATGCAGTGTGGATATAAATTTGACATATCATCGGGGTCTCGTACCAGTAAGGCCGGGGTGTTGATGTCGATGGGCTGGATGACGGTGAACTCCTTTTTGATCTTCCTCACCGTGGCCCAGGGCCGGTGCAGCTTCACCTTCACCCAGTACCTCACACTGCCGTGCTTCCCTTCAAACGAGGTCACCAGCGTCCTGCCGAAACAAACCAAACCCAGCCGTGAGGGGTGACATCAGCAAGCGTGccggagagagagcaaagaaactgtgtgtgttcatgctcATggatgtacgtgtgtgtgtttgtgcatctcCAAATGTGCAGTAAATCTCATAAAAGCCACTGAAGGACTTACTCTTCGGGAAGTTGGAAGCTGAAAGGGAATTCATGTCTGCCAGCCTGCAGAACTACCATCTCACCGTTGTCTGTGGGAAAATGAAGAATAGACATCATCAGCCTGCAGCAATTACAAATTCAGTTTCCAGGCCATCATGTCAGGATGTGGCTGAGCAGGTGTGCTCGGTGTATATGGTTCTACGGGAAATATGGCTGCCCCCAGTtcaaacaccccctcccccctttcagTAAAGTCAAGTTCCCCCTTCATTCTCTCATCTCCTGCAGTCTCCATTCAAACTGTGCCAGCAGCATGCTAGTATGAGCACAGCTTCAGTGTTTGTAtagtaataatgaataatattaaataatataattgaATAATGCATCACTCTGTATGCATGAGAATTGAATTTATTTAGAGGAatacaatttaatttgattattaGTTCTGGGTGTACGTAAGAGGCGATTgtttcagctgtgttgg from Megalops cyprinoides isolate fMegCyp1 chromosome 20, fMegCyp1.pri, whole genome shotgun sequence encodes:
- the LOC118795299 gene encoding arrestin domain-containing protein 2-like isoform X3 → MIFDKLKKFYIVFDSPEVDTPPVFANGDVVFGKVVLELTGVCKVDSLKFHARGLAKVRWTESRTAGSSSAYTQTYSDEVEYLNVKEPLLQPDNGEMVVLQAGRHEFPFSFQLPEETLVTSFEGKHGSVRYWVKVKLHRPWATVRKIKKEFTVIQPIDINTPALLAPQAGTKDKMARQWYRNFGQVSITAKIDRKGYTPGEVIPVFAEFDNSSSRPVVPRASINQIQTFIARGTMKQKRSVVAVLCGDAVAPRCRESWQGRAIKIPPVGPSILQCRILRVEYILKVCVDVPGTSKLSLELPLVMGTIPLHPFGSRTSSVSSQYSVNLEWLRLAVPDRPEAPPDYNTVVSDDEAEQNTAPPQGVEEFSGMLERPLQAFVQEFRYRPPPVYSEVDPNPQPFYMRPRCMTC
- the LOC118795299 gene encoding arrestin domain-containing protein 2-like isoform X4, which encodes MTFNSIRSFKLVLDGPDDAVYSSGEILSGQVVLELNRDIKVRSLKVQGRGVATAHWLENRSVGTNTAYNDYTSKETYFRKRQHLIRDNGEMVVLQAGRHEFPFSFQLPEETLVTSFEGKHGSVRYWVKVKLHRPWATVRKIKKEFTVIQPIDINTPALLAPQAGTKDKMARQWYRNFGQVSITAKIDRKGYTPGEVIPVFAEFDNSSSRPVVPRASINQIQTFIARGTMKQKRSVVAVLCGDAVAPRCRESWQGRAIKIPPVGPSILQCRILRVEYILKVCVDVPGTSKLSLELPLVMGTIPLHPFGSRTSSVSSQYSVNLEWLRLAVPDRPEAPPDYNTVVSDDEAEQNTAPPQGVEEFSGMLERPLQAFVQEFRYRPPPVYSEVDPNPQPFYMRPRCMTC
- the LOC118795299 gene encoding arrestin domain-containing protein 2-like isoform X1, whose protein sequence is MIFDKLKKFYIVFDSPEVDTPPVFANGDVVFGKVVLELTGVCKVDSLKFHARGLAKVRWTESRTAGSSSAYTQTYSDEVEYLNVKEPLLQPDNGEMVVLQAGRHEFPFSFQLPEETLVTSFEGKHGSVRYWVKVKLHRPWATVRKIKKEFTVIQPIDINTPALLAPQAGTKDKMARQWYRNFGQVSITAKIDRKGYTPGEVIPVFAEFDNSSSRPVVPRASINQIQTFIARGTMKQKRSVVAVLCGDAVAPRCRESWQGRAIKIPPVGPSILQCRILRVEYILKVCVDVPGTSKLSLELPLVMGTIPLHPFGSRTSSVSSQYSVNLEWLRLAVPDRPEAPPDYNTVVSDDEAEQNTAPPQGVEEFSGMLERPLQAFVQEFRYRPPPVYSEVSCHCSTCYTGHGATHTHAHAHTHAHAHTREPSKFLSPYIFITGFELYPKEGNGGDRGYLLLLISRFSRLVHMIRSDDQRYKYRNHL
- the LOC118795299 gene encoding arrestin domain-containing protein 2-like isoform X2; the encoded protein is MTFNSIRSFKLVLDGPDDAVYSSGEILSGQVVLELNRDIKVRSLKVQGRGVATAHWLENRSVGTNTAYNDYTSKETYFRKRQHLIRDNGEMVVLQAGRHEFPFSFQLPEETLVTSFEGKHGSVRYWVKVKLHRPWATVRKIKKEFTVIQPIDINTPALLAPQAGTKDKMARQWYRNFGQVSITAKIDRKGYTPGEVIPVFAEFDNSSSRPVVPRASINQIQTFIARGTMKQKRSVVAVLCGDAVAPRCRESWQGRAIKIPPVGPSILQCRILRVEYILKVCVDVPGTSKLSLELPLVMGTIPLHPFGSRTSSVSSQYSVNLEWLRLAVPDRPEAPPDYNTVVSDDEAEQNTAPPQGVEEFSGMLERPLQAFVQEFRYRPPPVYSEVSCHCSTCYTGHGATHTHAHAHTHAHAHTREPSKFLSPYIFITGFELYPKEGNGGDRGYLLLLISRFSRLVHMIRSDDQRYKYRNHL